Proteins found in one Campylobacter concisus genomic segment:
- the htpG gene encoding molecular chaperone HtpG gives MADKFEFQTEVNDLLNLMIHSLYSNKEIFLRELISNSNDALDKLNYLCLTDEKYKSLSYTPRIDIKVDEKAKTLTISDNGIGMDKDELIANLGTIARSGTKGFMKNLSGDAKKDSSLIGQFGVGFYSAFMVASKIEVISKRALSDKAYKWTSDAKSYEIEDAKKDSFGTDIILHLNDDEFANSWRIEEIVKKYSNHIPYPIFMDKQSYVAPKEGEKEGTYETKNEQINKANALWRLNKASLKEQDYNDFYKQISHDSSDPLLYIHTKAEGKIEYSTLFYVPSTEPFDLFRVDYQSGVKLYVKRVFITDNAKELLPPYLRFIKGIIDVEDLPLNVSREILQENAIMRSVKEQSVKKILSELAKLKDNDREKYIKFYKLFGKVLKEGLYGFNAEKEQILDLCLFKSSKRDGLISLKEYKEAMKEDQKSIYYISGNNENMLRNSPLLESFKKNDIEVLIMDEEIDTIVMPMVNEFDKTPLKSVSHADINDEIKSDEKVDESKVANTLVKMKEILKDEVKDVRLSSRLSSSAAVLIYDKNDPDYAMQEMLKQMGQSANAPKVKPILEINADHEIFAKLEKNEAMVYDIAPLLLDMARLNEGMSLENPAKFSELLTKVMLKAI, from the coding sequence ATGGCAGATAAATTTGAATTTCAAACCGAGGTCAATGACCTTTTAAATTTGATGATCCATTCTCTTTACTCAAACAAAGAGATATTTTTAAGAGAGCTCATCTCAAACTCAAATGACGCTCTTGACAAGCTAAACTACTTATGCTTGACTGATGAAAAGTATAAAAGTCTAAGCTACACTCCAAGGATCGACATCAAAGTAGATGAGAAAGCTAAGACTTTAACCATCAGCGACAATGGTATCGGCATGGATAAGGACGAGCTTATAGCGAATTTAGGTACCATTGCAAGAAGTGGCACAAAAGGTTTTATGAAAAATTTAAGCGGCGATGCCAAAAAAGATAGCTCGCTGATCGGTCAGTTTGGTGTTGGCTTTTACTCAGCATTTATGGTGGCAAGTAAGATCGAGGTCATAAGCAAACGAGCACTTAGCGACAAAGCCTATAAATGGACATCTGATGCAAAAAGCTACGAGATAGAAGATGCTAAAAAAGATAGCTTTGGAACGGACATCATCTTGCACTTAAACGATGATGAGTTTGCAAATTCTTGGCGTATAGAAGAGATAGTCAAGAAGTATTCAAATCACATTCCTTATCCTATATTTATGGATAAACAAAGCTATGTCGCTCCAAAAGAAGGCGAAAAAGAGGGCACGTATGAGACCAAGAACGAGCAGATAAACAAGGCAAATGCGCTTTGGAGGCTAAATAAAGCCAGCCTAAAAGAGCAAGACTATAACGACTTTTATAAGCAAATTTCTCACGATAGCAGCGATCCTCTCCTTTACATCCACACAAAAGCTGAGGGTAAGATCGAGTACTCAACTCTATTTTATGTACCAAGCACCGAGCCGTTTGACCTATTTAGAGTTGATTACCAAAGTGGCGTGAAGCTCTATGTGAAAAGAGTTTTCATCACAGATAATGCAAAAGAACTCTTGCCGCCATATTTAAGATTTATCAAGGGTATCATTGATGTTGAGGATCTACCATTAAATGTAAGCCGTGAAATTTTACAAGAAAATGCGATCATGCGAAGCGTCAAAGAGCAAAGCGTGAAGAAAATTTTAAGCGAGCTTGCAAAGTTAAAAGATAACGACCGCGAAAAATACATAAAATTTTACAAACTATTTGGCAAGGTTTTAAAAGAGGGGCTTTATGGATTTAACGCTGAAAAAGAGCAAATTTTAGATCTTTGTCTATTTAAAAGCTCAAAAAGAGATGGACTAATCAGCCTAAAAGAATACAAAGAGGCAATGAAAGAGGATCAAAAGTCGATCTACTACATCAGTGGCAACAACGAAAATATGCTAAGAAATTCGCCACTTCTAGAGAGCTTTAAGAAAAACGACATAGAAGTGTTAATAATGGATGAAGAGATCGATACGATCGTTATGCCAATGGTCAATGAATTTGACAAAACACCTCTAAAATCAGTCTCGCACGCTGATATAAATGATGAGATAAAAAGCGATGAAAAAGTAGACGAAAGCAAAGTTGCAAATACGCTTGTTAAAATGAAAGAAATTTTAAAAGATGAAGTCAAAGATGTAAGACTAAGCTCAAGACTCTCAAGCTCGGCTGCGGTGCTAATTTATGATAAAAACGATCCCGATTATGCTATGCAAGAGATGCTTAAACAAATGGGACAAAGCGCAAACGCTCCAAAAGTTAAACCGATCTTGGAAATCAACGCTGATCATGAAATTTTTGCAAAACTTGAGAAAAATGAGGCGATGGTTTATGACATAGCGCCTTTACTTCTTGATATGGCAAGGCTAAATGAGGGCATGAGCCTAGAAAATCCTGCTAAATTTTCAGAATTACTAACGAAAGTCATGTTAAAAGCTATCTAA
- the purC gene encoding phosphoribosylaminoimidazolesuccinocarboxamide synthase has translation MQKRELIYEGKGKKMYATDDANLLVAEFKDDLTAFDAQKRGNEAGKGALNNKISTQLFKLLESKGIVTDLVETISDTEQVVKKCEIIPLEVVVRNIATGSLSKRLGIKEGTVLPFTLVEFYYKNDDLHDPLVTDEHCIIMGLVKSEKDLQTLRHTAREINSILFKFFAERDLKLVDFKIEFGIDKDGNIILADEISPDSCRFWDAKTNEKLDKDRFRQDLGSVKVAYEEVLRRILS, from the coding sequence ATGCAAAAAAGAGAGCTTATTTACGAGGGAAAAGGTAAAAAAATGTATGCCACAGACGATGCAAATCTGCTTGTGGCTGAATTTAAAGACGATCTAACAGCATTTGATGCTCAAAAAAGAGGTAACGAAGCTGGTAAAGGCGCATTAAATAATAAAATTTCAACACAGCTTTTTAAGCTTTTGGAGAGTAAAGGTATCGTGACTGACCTAGTTGAGACTATTAGCGACACTGAGCAAGTAGTCAAAAAATGCGAGATCATACCTCTTGAAGTTGTTGTTAGAAATATCGCAACTGGTTCACTTAGCAAAAGGCTTGGCATAAAAGAAGGCACAGTTCTACCTTTTACTCTTGTTGAGTTTTACTACAAAAACGACGATTTGCACGATCCATTAGTAACAGATGAGCACTGTATCATTATGGGATTAGTAAAGAGCGAAAAAGATCTTCAAACTCTAAGACACACAGCAAGAGAGATCAACTCTATATTATTTAAATTTTTTGCCGAAAGAGATCTAAAACTAGTTGATTTTAAAATAGAATTTGGTATCGACAAAGATGGCAATATCATTTTAGCTGATGAGATAAGCCCTGATAGTTGTAGATTCTGGGATGCTAAAACTAATGAAAAACTTGACAAAGATAGATTTAGACAAGATCTTGGTAGCGTAAAAGTTGCTTATGAAGAAGTTTTAAGAAGAATTTTATCATAA
- a CDS encoding lysophospholipid acyltransferase family protein has product MILSKIRALFFAIEFVISVVLVVFFMWLFNNKNRAIRKFWGRSQRFFGGYKLEVIGNFSDEANILLINHQSMLDIIVIEELHPKNVCWIAKAQIGKIPIIGKILSLPKMIAVERENKHSLIKLLSEAKDRVENGRVLAIFPEGTRSQTNKLLPFKGGAKLLVEKLNLKVQPIVIVGSDAMKVKEFSFKKADIKLFCLDLVDTSKDNWLETTRESMQKVLDENRK; this is encoded by the coding sequence ATAATCTTGTCAAAAATTAGAGCTTTATTTTTTGCTATTGAGTTTGTTATCAGCGTTGTTTTAGTCGTCTTTTTTATGTGGCTATTTAATAACAAAAATAGAGCCATAAGAAAATTTTGGGGAAGATCGCAAAGGTTTTTTGGTGGATATAAACTTGAAGTGATAGGCAATTTTAGTGACGAGGCAAATATCTTACTTATAAACCACCAAAGCATGCTTGATATCATAGTCATCGAAGAGCTTCACCCAAAAAATGTCTGCTGGATCGCAAAGGCACAGATCGGTAAAATTCCTATAATTGGTAAAATTTTAAGCTTACCAAAAATGATAGCGGTTGAGCGTGAAAATAAACATTCACTAATAAAGCTTTTAAGTGAAGCAAAAGATAGGGTTGAAAATGGTCGCGTTTTAGCCATATTTCCCGAAGGAACTAGATCTCAAACTAATAAGCTTTTACCTTTTAAGGGCGGTGCAAAACTATTAGTTGAAAAGCTAAATTTAAAAGTTCAACCTATCGTTATAGTAGGAAGCGATGCTATGAAAGTAAAAGAATTTAGCTTTAAAAAAGCAGATATCAAGCTCTTTTGTCTTGATTTAGTCGATACTTCAAAAGACAACTGGCTAGAGACGACTAGAGAGAGTATGCAAAAAGTCCTAGACGAAAATAGAAAATAA
- the purQ gene encoding phosphoribosylformylglycinamidine synthase I codes for MKVAIILFPGTNCEEDTAHAFKLLGCQTQIIWHKEDKIDADLVVLPGGFSYGDYLRTAAIAKFSPAMQAVKEHAKKGGYILGICNGFQMLLELGLLKGAMRRNENLNFVSKYHHLKVISNNNKFLANLAKNEVVNIPIAHGEGNYYTDENTLKSLYDNDQVLLKYCDAKGNEINPNGSVDSIAGICDESKKIFGLMPHPERACENILGTDDGIKMLKGLVW; via the coding sequence ATGAAAGTAGCGATAATACTTTTTCCTGGCACAAACTGCGAAGAAGACACAGCTCACGCATTTAAATTACTTGGATGCCAAACACAGATCATTTGGCACAAAGAAGATAAGATTGATGCTGATCTAGTCGTACTTCCAGGCGGTTTTAGCTATGGAGATTATCTAAGAACAGCTGCGATAGCTAAATTTAGCCCAGCGATGCAGGCTGTAAAAGAGCATGCAAAAAAAGGCGGCTATATCTTAGGAATTTGCAATGGTTTTCAGATGCTGCTTGAGCTTGGGCTCTTAAAGGGTGCAATGAGAAGAAATGAAAATTTAAATTTCGTCTCAAAATATCACCACCTAAAGGTAATCTCAAATAACAATAAATTCTTAGCAAATTTAGCCAAAAACGAAGTAGTAAATATCCCTATCGCTCATGGCGAGGGCAACTATTATACTGATGAAAACACTCTAAAAAGCCTTTACGACAACGATCAAGTATTGCTAAAATACTGTGATGCTAAAGGCAACGAAATAAATCCAAACGGCTCAGTCGATAGCATAGCAGGAATTTGTGATGAGAGCAAAAAGATTTTTGGTCTTATGCCTCACCCAGAGCGCGCTTGTGAGAACATTTTAGGTACAGATGATGGTATAAAGATGCTAAAAGGCCTAGTTTGGTAA
- a CDS encoding SH3 domain-containing protein — protein sequence MVKHFLFISLLVLNLFAVNTDEVSVFDMMDEAREDKFVNSPTSNPKTQKPPKEQDFSRKFVSPQPERITPEQMRNIVPTNEPDISVPDNQVYDNIKVKELLLKATNVPKNVVIGEIFSVEIVADTQNDFEFEFETQLDETNIKWLNKKNFQWVKGEDNKYVGTFYLEATSIDAKTLKVSLALKRNGENYQSSSINIFLPKLKELRSDENYNHIVADNLEVKKFKTTKFDDINNIMVVEIYGNNVDLSAFNIENKTILKQGVDTINGDFNSQSAYYFAVFKPNKKSLDFNYYNLKKAKFESFSLPVSVEDDDVSTQIGLNPKQSEFSTYKDVTIYSCAVIFILLAIWRRRLSYFFVATIFIALGIYTYNPFGKAVLKPDISVSILPTKNSTIFYTSRKNENVEILDTKGDYSKILFADGKIGWVKKDNLVKN from the coding sequence TTGGTAAAACATTTTCTTTTTATCTCCCTACTCGTACTAAATTTATTTGCTGTAAATACCGATGAAGTAAGCGTTTTTGACATGATGGACGAAGCTAGAGAGGATAAATTTGTAAATAGCCCTACTTCAAATCCAAAAACTCAAAAACCGCCAAAAGAACAAGATTTTTCAAGAAAATTTGTATCACCACAGCCAGAGCGTATCACTCCAGAGCAGATGCGAAACATCGTGCCAACAAATGAGCCAGATATTAGCGTCCCAGACAATCAAGTATATGACAATATCAAAGTAAAAGAGCTTCTTTTAAAAGCCACAAACGTACCAAAAAATGTTGTTATAGGAGAAATTTTTAGTGTTGAGATAGTGGCTGATACACAAAATGACTTTGAGTTTGAGTTTGAGACACAGCTTGATGAAACAAATATCAAATGGCTAAATAAGAAAAATTTTCAATGGGTAAAAGGTGAAGACAACAAATATGTAGGTACTTTTTATCTTGAGGCAACAAGCATTGACGCAAAGACTTTAAAAGTTAGCTTAGCCCTAAAAAGAAATGGCGAAAACTATCAAAGCTCAAGTATAAATATCTTTTTACCAAAGCTAAAAGAGCTTAGAAGTGATGAGAATTACAACCACATCGTGGCTGATAATCTTGAAGTTAAGAAATTTAAGACAACAAAATTTGATGATATAAACAATATCATGGTTGTAGAAATTTATGGTAACAACGTAGATCTAAGTGCTTTTAATATAGAAAATAAGACAATTTTAAAGCAAGGCGTAGATACGATAAATGGCGACTTTAACTCACAAAGTGCATATTATTTTGCAGTATTTAAGCCAAACAAAAAATCGCTTGACTTTAACTACTACAACCTAAAAAAGGCTAAATTTGAAAGCTTTTCTTTACCAGTGAGTGTCGAAGATGACGATGTTAGCACACAAATCGGACTAAACCCAAAACAAAGTGAATTTAGCACCTATAAAGATGTCACGATCTACTCTTGTGCGGTAATTTTTATATTATTAGCTATTTGGCGCAGAAGGCTTAGCTACTTTTTCGTAGCAACCATTTTTATAGCACTTGGAATTTATACCTACAACCCTTTTGGTAAGGCTGTTCTAAAACCAGATATTAGCGTTTCTATATTGCCTACAAAAAACTCAACTATCTTTTACACATCCCGTAAAAATGAAAATGTAGAAATTTTAGACACAAAAGGCGACTACTCAAAAATTTTATTTGCGGACGGTAAAATCGGCTGGGTAAAAAAGGATAATCTTGTCAAAAATTAG
- the purS gene encoding phosphoribosylformylglycinamidine synthase subunit PurS, whose protein sequence is MKAVVNIALRSGVLDPAGKAVEHALNSLGFSGVSNVRIGKQIVLDIDESDKAKANEQLKVMCEELLANTVIEDYEIVL, encoded by the coding sequence ATGAAAGCTGTTGTAAATATAGCATTAAGAAGTGGGGTCCTTGACCCTGCTGGCAAAGCAGTAGAGCACGCTTTAAATTCTCTCGGATTTAGCGGTGTATCAAATGTCAGGATAGGCAAACAAATTGTTTTAGATATCGATGAGAGTGATAAAGCTAAAGCGAATGAGCAGCTAAAAGTGATGTGCGAAGAGCTTTTAGCAAATACCGTCATCGAAGACTATGAGATCGTGCTATGA
- a CDS encoding S41 family peptidase: MGEILNKFSRFFALKITGALLISSVAVNALFAKSEDEASAKLEALSKLTKTISTVEKYYVDDIKFKEIIDKAIAGLMQNLDAHSSFLNEKAYKDMQVQTSGEFGGLGITVGMKDSALTVISPIEDTPADKAGIKSGDIILRIDGNSTIGTTIDEAVNKMRGKPKTPITITILRKGEQKPFDVKIIRDLIKVESVYAKMIENDNILYVRVTNFDKNVVTKVKEAIKEYPKASGIILDLRNNPGGLLNQAVDLVDLFVDNGVIVSQKGRDASENVEYKASASKTLSKLPLVALVNGGSASASEIVSGSLQDHKRAVIIGENTFGKGSVQVILPIDDTEALRLTIARYYLPSGRTIQAVGVTPDVIVHPGKVPQSDDSAFSIKESELKAHLKSELNKINPTSEGNKTEAKDDKKIITQKKVDEDIQLKTAIDTIKILKIKQ; the protein is encoded by the coding sequence ATAGGAGAAATTTTGAATAAATTTAGTAGATTTTTTGCACTAAAAATTACAGGTGCTTTGCTTATCTCAAGCGTAGCAGTGAATGCACTTTTTGCAAAGAGTGAAGACGAAGCAAGTGCGAAGCTTGAAGCACTTTCAAAGCTTACAAAAACAATTTCAACCGTTGAAAAATACTATGTTGATGACATTAAATTTAAAGAGATCATCGATAAAGCCATCGCTGGTTTAATGCAAAATTTAGATGCCCATTCAAGCTTTTTAAATGAAAAAGCTTACAAAGATATGCAGGTGCAAACAAGTGGAGAATTTGGTGGCCTTGGCATAACAGTTGGCATGAAAGATAGCGCACTAACCGTTATCTCACCGATAGAAGATACCCCAGCTGATAAAGCAGGTATAAAATCGGGCGATATCATCTTAAGAATAGATGGTAACTCGACTATCGGCACAACGATAGATGAAGCTGTAAATAAAATGCGCGGCAAGCCAAAAACTCCAATAACTATCACAATTTTACGAAAAGGTGAGCAAAAACCATTTGACGTAAAAATAATAAGAGATCTTATAAAGGTTGAATCTGTCTATGCAAAAATGATAGAAAATGACAACATTCTTTACGTGCGTGTCACAAATTTTGATAAAAATGTTGTTACAAAGGTAAAAGAAGCGATCAAAGAATATCCAAAAGCAAGTGGCATCATACTTGATCTTAGAAACAATCCTGGCGGACTTTTAAATCAAGCTGTCGATCTAGTGGATCTTTTTGTAGATAACGGCGTCATCGTCTCTCAAAAAGGTCGCGATGCATCTGAAAATGTAGAGTATAAAGCAAGCGCTAGTAAAACTCTTTCAAAACTACCGCTTGTTGCACTAGTAAATGGCGGAAGTGCTAGTGCTAGCGAGATCGTAAGTGGCTCACTTCAAGATCATAAACGTGCTGTAATAATCGGCGAAAACACCTTTGGCAAAGGAAGCGTTCAAGTAATCCTTCCAATAGACGATACAGAAGCATTAAGGCTAACCATCGCAAGATACTACTTGCCAAGTGGCAGAACCATCCAAGCGGTTGGCGTAACACCCGATGTAATCGTACATCCTGGTAAAGTACCACAAAGCGACGATAGTGCGTTTAGCATCAAAGAAAGTGAGCTAAAAGCGCACCTAAAAAGCGAGCTAAACAAGATAAATCCTACAAGCGAGGGCAATAAAACTGAAGCAAAAGATGATAAAAAGATAATCACGCAAAAAAAAGTTGATGAAGATATTCAATTAAAAACAGCAATTGATACGATCAAAATTTTAAAAATAAAACAATAA